AGTTGAAATTGATCTAGCTAAAGTTGAAGAGTGGATCAAAAAAGGTGCTCAACCTACTGATCGTGTAAAACACGTTATCAAGTTGGCCCAGGCCAAATAATCGGCTAAATAAATAGATTGGCATCCGGGCTATATTCGATAGAATATAGTTTATAGCGAGTTTGTCTCACTATAATTCGAAAAGATGCCTTTTTATGGGGGTAATATGGATAGCTTGAAAGACCTCGTTGAATTCATGGCAAAGTCACTTGTCGACAAGCCTGAAAAAGTTGAAGTGGATGAAATTCCAGGTCAACAAACCACTTTGCTTGCGCTTAAGGTTGATAAAGAAGACCTAGGCAAGGTAATTGGTAAACAAGGTAAAACTGCAGCAGCAATGAGAACAATCATTCGTGCGGCAGGAACAAAACTCAATAAACGTTATCACCTAGATATCGTTGAGTAGGCTTATACTGGCTTAGTCAGTGTTCGTTTATCGAGTAAGTAATACTTAAAGCAAAATTTAGATTCTCATAAAAGGGGTTGTGTAATAACAACCCCTTTTACTTTTATGCCAACACTGTTGGCGAGCTGCAGCTGCTGACTCCGTCAGAGCGCACGTTACTCCGGCCTTGCCGGAGTGTAGACCAGCTACTCCGGCGAAGCCGGAGGGCAGACAGTACTCTAGCAAAGCTAGAGTGTAGACAGGATAGTTATGAAAATGATCGGTAAAGTTAGAGAAGCTCACGGACTTAAAGGTGACCTTTATGTTCTTATTTTTTCCGGAGACATCTCTTGGGCAAAACGCCTTAAAAAATTCTCTCTTCAACTTAAAGGCTCTGATGAGTCTCAAGAGTTTACTGTAGAGCGCGTAAAGCCTTTTAAAAAAGGTATTATCGTTAAAGCGGCTGAAGTGGCAGATCGTACAGCGGCTGAAGCTTTAGAGCATTTTGAGTTTTCTATTGAAGAAGATCTTTTGACCTCTAAACCAGGCGAAACGATCTATCTTTCTGAAATCAAAAACTTCAAATTAAAAGATCCAGAACAAAATATTCTTGGTGAAATCGTGGATTTCTCAAGCAATGGCGCTCAAGACCTTTTGGTTGTTGATATCAAAGGTAAAAAAGTTGAAGTGCCGTTCGTTGATGCTTTCATCAAAAAAATCGATTTCAAACATCAATCTGTAGTTATGGATCTTCCTGAAGGCTTGCTCGATATCGAGAACGCTTAATGCTACAAATTGATGTGATCACGCTTTTTCCTGAGATGATAGAGAACGCCGCCAGTTTCGGCGTTCTTGGTCAGGCCTTAAAAAGTGATCTCCTCAAAGTTTTCTCGCACACTCCTCGTGAATTTGCACAAGATCGCCATCGCACCGTCGATGATCGTCCTTTCGGAGGCGGCGACGGCATGATCATGCTCGCAGAGCCCCTCGAAAAAACCATTCAAAAAGTGCAACATAAGAATTCAAAGGTCATCTACATGTCTCCGCAGGGCGAAGTGTTGAGTGATATGAAAGCCCGGGCTTTGGCAAAAGAAGAGCATCTGGTGATTATCTGCGGCCGCTACGGCGGTATTGATCAGCGAATCATCAACAACTATGTCGATGAAGAGATCTCTATCGGCGACTATGTTTTGTCAGGTGGGGAGCTAGGGGCTTTGGTGGTGATTGACGCAGTTTCTCGTATGGTGCCAGGAGTGCTGGGGCATAGTGAAAGCGCAAATCAAGACAGCTTCTCTGAGGGGCTTTTGGAGCAACCGAATTTCACAAGGCCTCGTCAGTATTTAGGGGCGGAAGTTCCGGAAGTTCTTTTGGGCGGAAATCATAAGCTGATGGCGGACTGGAAGAAAAAGGTTTCGGCTTTGGTGACCCTGGTGAAGCGCCCTGATTTATTTCAAGCATACCTTGAAGAAGAAAACCTAAAATATCGTTCCCTGAAAAAGAAAAAAACAGAAGCCCCACTTAAGGAGCTTCAAAAATTTTGGAATAATTTATCTCTTCAAGATCGTAAAGTGTTGGGTCTGGAAGAGCTTAGCGAGGAAGATTTCAATGGCTGAAGAGGCAATCTATGTCCCGCGTTTAGCGATAGGCCTAGTTCATTACCCGGTCCGCGACCGTCAAAACAAGACAGTGGCAACCAATGTCACTAATTTCGACATTCATGATATTGCGAGAGCCGCTCAAGTGTACGGGGTGGAAAGATATTACATCATCCATCCCATGCAGGATCAGTTGATGTTCGTGGAAAGGGTCTTAGATCACTGGAGAACCGGGCAAGGGGCGAAGTACAATCCTAAGAGAAAAACCGCGCTAGGGCCCGTACACACCTCTGAGAGCGTTGAAAAGGCCATAGCGGATTGGAATGTCCCTGGCGCCCTGATTATTTCGACTTCAGCAAAGGACGAGGGCTTAAAAAAGTATACTTTTGCTGAGCTGCGCCATGAAATGCATGTAGAAAAAAGACCAGTATTTATGCTATTTGGTACTGGCAACGGAATGACAGAGGACCTCTTAAAATCCTGTTCAGG
The nucleotide sequence above comes from Bdellovibrio svalbardensis. Encoded proteins:
- the rimM gene encoding ribosome maturation factor RimM (Essential for efficient processing of 16S rRNA); this translates as MKMIGKVREAHGLKGDLYVLIFSGDISWAKRLKKFSLQLKGSDESQEFTVERVKPFKKGIIVKAAEVADRTAAEALEHFEFSIEEDLLTSKPGETIYLSEIKNFKLKDPEQNILGEIVDFSSNGAQDLLVVDIKGKKVEVPFVDAFIKKIDFKHQSVVMDLPEGLLDIENA
- a CDS encoding RNA methyltransferase, with protein sequence MAEEAIYVPRLAIGLVHYPVRDRQNKTVATNVTNFDIHDIARAAQVYGVERYYIIHPMQDQLMFVERVLDHWRTGQGAKYNPKRKTALGPVHTSESVEKAIADWNVPGALIISTSAKDEGLKKYTFAELRHEMHVEKRPVFMLFGTGNGMTEDLLKSCSGTLESIRGAPPQDYRHLSVRSAVSICLDRVMGPW
- the trmD gene encoding tRNA (guanosine(37)-N1)-methyltransferase TrmD; this encodes MLQIDVITLFPEMIENAASFGVLGQALKSDLLKVFSHTPREFAQDRHRTVDDRPFGGGDGMIMLAEPLEKTIQKVQHKNSKVIYMSPQGEVLSDMKARALAKEEHLVIICGRYGGIDQRIINNYVDEEISIGDYVLSGGELGALVVIDAVSRMVPGVLGHSESANQDSFSEGLLEQPNFTRPRQYLGAEVPEVLLGGNHKLMADWKKKVSALVTLVKRPDLFQAYLEEENLKYRSLKKKKTEAPLKELQKFWNNLSLQDRKVLGLEELSEEDFNG
- a CDS encoding KH domain-containing protein; this encodes MDSLKDLVEFMAKSLVDKPEKVEVDEIPGQQTTLLALKVDKEDLGKVIGKQGKTAAAMRTIIRAAGTKLNKRYHLDIVE